From the genome of Phoenix dactylifera cultivar Barhee BC4 chromosome 5, palm_55x_up_171113_PBpolish2nd_filt_p, whole genome shotgun sequence:
CCCTCCCCCGGCGCTGCCACCCCCGCCATCGCCGCCTGACCCCTGGGGAGCAGGTGGCTGCATCTGCAGTGGCGGGTCTTCCTCCTCAAGCGGGAGCCGCTCGTACGCGACGTTGGTGAATGAGGCGGCGATGACGATCACCGGGCCGGCGGCGAAGAGGGCACCGACAACGTTCCCTCCGACGACCTGCCCCTGGCCTCCGGCGAGGAAGATGGTGAGGCTGGTGGCGCCGGGGGGGGCGgggggagggaggaaggagCCGGAGAGGGACAAGATCTCGAAGCGGCCGTGGAGAGTGACGACGGCGCCGGCGGCGGAGGGCTGGCGGAGGCTGACGTTGGTGACGGTGCCACTGCCGCTGAGGACGCAGATGCCGCGCTGGCGGCGGCGGGCGTACGTGGCGACGCAGTCGAAGACGTCGTAGCCGCCGCCGACCTCGAGGATGTGGGCCCGGAGGGCGTTGGCGCTCTCCCGGGTGATGATCACGGGGGGCTTGGGCTTGTTCTTGGAACCCGGGGGCCGGCCCCGGGGGCGCCGGGCCACCACATCGCCCGCCCCGGCGCCTGATGCGACGAGCTCGAGTCCCTGGGGGCCCGACGACGAGCCATCGCGCTCTGCAGTGCCGGCGAATTGCCCGTTTCCCTTGCCCTTGTTGCTGTTGTCGTCGTCATCGGAGTCGGGGTTGTGGCGCTGCTGGAGGTGAAGGTCGGGGCGGTGGTGGAGCTGGTGGACGAATCTGGAGGCGGTGCCTAGATCCAAGCCAGCCATAGCCTCATCCAAGAAAAACAATAatatgagaaaaaaataaaacaggaGAActgttttttaattaaaaaaagtagGAAAAGCGAGGGAAATCATATTTAAACTGAGAGTTTTTTTAtgtttattaaaatttaaagaAGAACGAGGCGagtaggaaaaaaaagaaagaaacaggagagggggggagagagaacaAAGGTGCAGGCCTGTAGAAGGAAGTGGGAAATATAGAAAAAAGAACGAGGATCGAGTGCAGAGAAAGGGAGAGGTTGAAGGGgccgagagaaagagagaggtgcGAGGTTCCCCAGAAGTTGATGAAAGGATAAAAtaatagaaagagagagagagagagaggaggaagcggAGCAAAGGGGGAGTTGATGGTTATGCCTTTTAGGGTTTATTAAATGTCCTAAACTAGGGTTTATTTGGTGCTAACCAAGGGCTCAGGGCAGTTTGACCTAGGGTTAGATTAAGAGTGGAAGCAAGTGGGACGGGGGTTGCTGCGGCGGGTGGGACCCACTCCTCCCAAGACTTATTCTTGCACGGGGAGCCCAGCTCATTGGCTCGGCCTCCCCTCGGCTCGTCACCCCTTGACTGCTCCAGCCAGCGCCtcgtttgcattttttttagccTTGGATAAAAATTTCTGTGCCCGTTCTTGATTAGTTGTCAGCATTGTCATTTGAACAGATCCTTTCCATCAATCCAAGGCGTCACTTTCGTTTGTTAGTTCTCAAGAAGTAATATCATTGAAGAGCAATCTAAATGACCTCGAGGTTTCTTATTGATTGGTCCGTTCATATCTAGAAATTTTTTATGTGGCTCTCCAAAGGATAATATCTAATTGTTGATGCTTACATGGGCTTGGATCATAGCAGTAcctttatttaatatatatcaTATGTATTTTGGGGTTTGTTGGAGGTCAACGATGCTCCTATTTCAATGGATGTCAAAATAAGTTCATCTATCAGCATGATGATGAGGCTTGAGGAAGATCTGATGACTGAAGATGTGAGATTTCCCTAATAAGCTTTCTTACTGGGAAGGGGCATTTGTTTGTAAGGAAAAGAAATGGAGAGTttgaccaaaatattttttttcttttttaaataacTTATAGTATTTTTTTATGGATAAATTCTTCTCTTAAATTAAGTACTTTTATAATGTTTATTTCTACATGTGTTTAGATAAATGCAAGTACATCTACCAAATCTGACGTACCACTCACATAACATGTAGAGTTAGTTGACATAACGAATAGGCAATCCACTCACATTCTCATATTGGAAGAATTCATTATTTGAGGTACTTAATTGACTATAAGCATATAGCTTTTATTATATCAAACTAATGATATTTTTTAAAACTATCCTTTAACCAAGCTTCCCTCGCTAGACAAGATCtagtaaaaatagaaaaactgatGTCCTGTAAATGTATGCATTCATGTGGACAAATACGGTTGCTTCTCATAAATGAGCGAGCCACCATTGAGTGATGGCAATTGACAAAAAGAAATCCCACAAGAATGGATCACACATGAACGTGTCAATCCAAAAGTTGGCGGCATAATAGATAAATGACTTATGCTCACAGAACTTATTTAAAATTTGGTGCCTGAAACATGCATGTTTTACCAATGAAGAAAAGATTagacaaaataaaaaatgaaattaaaaattaactCACTAGTTGTAGAAATCAGATGACTAGACTCATATGATATTGAGATTTACTCTTTCCAAGAAAAAATAAGACAAGAAATTGCTTCTAACGCTCAAAAAAGTTTATGAGGCTTTGCAAAAGGAGCTTATGGATATTTACTATAAAATTAGAATGTTAAATTGCAAGACAATATGAAAATTTGAAGGCATTCAAGATGTGGATGGGAGGAGATTTTGAGACTTTCATAGCATAGAGTTCAGGTAAGACAAGTTCTCATCATCCTTTGTTTATGTTAAGGTCATGGCAACAAGGTTCCAAAGCTTCTCGACCATATCTACGAAGGTAACTAGGCACTCTACTACATAACAAGTTCCTGCTCTTTAGATCAGAAACTACTCTAGATTATTGATTTTGTAGGGTGATCTCTATGTTTGTCCATGGTTGTTGATTGGGGTTGTACTTTTAGAGAATATATATGACCTAGGGGCTTTGATCTTACAGAGACACATTAAAAGGAAAAATTATAAAAGGATCAAAAAGATATTTCATAATATGTAGAACAAGCAGATCTAAATATACATGTGTAGGCGGAGTGCACCTACTTGATTTAATTGGTTCCTGTTGACATATTTGCTAGCATTTAAGGTTTTTGGAATCAAGTGGTAATACTACTAGAGATTATGGACTCATATCCCTTGGAaatcaattatttattttattaaatctaattatcATCCTAATTGCTTTATGTGTTGCTTATCTCTCCATGTATGTACTCTAGATCACATTGCATTAGAAATGCTATACATTGTTGATCCATTTATTTATAGGTTAAATTTTTGGATTTGATTTAGAAGGATCGCCGAACATAGTATGAACCACTTTGGACATCAACAGGTAGAATTGAACAAGGTCCAAAGTGAGATCCACCACATCAGAAAACTGAATTATGAGCCAAAATTTTAAAGGCCATAAGTTGACGTTGCGACATTCGATTAAGATGATTTCTCTTTTAAATTTGATAATTTCAAGATCTATGATGTAGCACCTCTCGATTAAGGGGCTATGCAACAATGATCAAGCTCAAATTCTATCATTTGTATCCTAAAATTGGTCGATTAAaccatttttttaaagaaagattTTGACTGAATATATCTTCTAATCTAGAAATAATTAAGAAGAGCAATATCAGATATAATTGATGATGGAGTCGAGATCTGCCTTCTATAAAATTTAGCTTCttcatatttattttcattaatCATGTTTATTTTCGGAAAACTGGTCTTATTCAAACTAAAAAAGGAATCCGATCTGTATTATACAAAAGTAAACCTCACAATTATAAATAGAGACTATGTATGTCAGTTTAtcaatcatcaaaaaaaaatggaacatAAACCTATTTTCGTCAATCTTTTCTACTTTTCCATGATTACTAAGGGATTTGAATTGAGTAAGTTAAGAAAATTCTTTCTTCTCACCGATCGGATTAAGATTCAAGTAATTAGATAACAATCTCATCTATAAATATGATAGAACTTATAAAGCAGTTGGGTTGTGCAGTTCGTATCGTATGCAAATGCATTTTGCCTATTATGGAATCAATATCCAAGCAGAAATTAGAAAATACATAGAGAATAAAGAGTTTACTTTATATCTACTTCAAATTTAATTAATGAAGGGAGTTGAAAAACAAGAATATAAATCACTAGATGTTGATTAATGCAACAGAAAGAGACTTGTCATGCTCGAGAATTTTaatgcactcacttcttgcAAAACCCAGAACCACATGTAATATCGTCATTCTCTTTTAACCAACAACATAGGTTGGCTTCGTTGGTTATAGCATGTATCGCCCATGTCTAGCATGTTGTTGTCGCGCTGCTTTTGTTATTGAGGCAAGTCTAGCTGCTTCATAATTCATGTAGAATGACTATTTTTCTAGTAAACCATATAGAATGACTTTAAGAGCAAGCTTACAGCCAACAAAAACTTATTCTCAACCTTTCATGCCACAGTGGAAGCAGGTACATGTTGGTGCTCATCACACTATTTGACAATATAATAGTCCAACTACACATCGATCACACACCAAGATAACTGAGATGTAATGCATTCATTTTATATGTCATCGTGTTTCTCACATATCTCTATTCTTGatgtaaataaatattttgttaCATCAATGCAGCAGTCGAGTAGGCATGAGCCAAAGCCAAGCCCCTTGATTTAAGTGTACCGGCAAATCATCCTTCTGTTGCAATCAATAGCCAATATCAAGACCCACTATAGATCCCACGTGCAAACTCTGCGAAAAACGCTAAAATCATTTGGTACCA
Proteins encoded in this window:
- the LOC103704688 gene encoding AT-hook motif nuclear-localized protein 23-like, producing MAGLDLGTASRFVHQLHHRPDLHLQQRHNPDSDDDDNSNKGKGNGQFAGTAERDGSSSGPQGLELVASGAGAGDVVARRPRGRPPGSKNKPKPPVIITRESANALRAHILEVGGGYDVFDCVATYARRRQRGICVLSGSGTVTNVSLRQPSAAGAVVTLHGRFEILSLSGSFLPPPAPPGATSLTIFLAGGQGQVVGGNVVGALFAAGPVIVIAASFTNVAYERLPLEEEDPPLQMQPPAPQGSGGDGGGGSAGGGFADPSSGLPFFNLPLNMANCQFPVDGHGWAGGAAGRPPY